In Edaphobacter paludis, a single window of DNA contains:
- a CDS encoding MarR family transcriptional regulator yields the protein MSARRLDAMLTRILRREGVTFFEALVLAAIFFEKKRGIKPSELAKTFHTTRGNVSHCISSLEAKGLVRRRVDPEDARAFQLTLQPAGKKRATRVVGILHLMQGQFEQIVGTSGLESMLARMFAVESLCSGLARSADEADKRPEINTEAPSIRE from the coding sequence GTGAGCGCTCGCCGTCTGGACGCGATGCTTACCCGAATTCTTCGCCGGGAGGGAGTGACATTCTTTGAGGCGCTGGTGCTGGCAGCGATCTTCTTCGAGAAGAAGCGCGGCATCAAGCCGTCGGAGCTGGCGAAGACGTTTCACACGACGCGGGGCAATGTGAGCCACTGCATCTCGTCGCTCGAGGCCAAAGGGCTGGTGAGGCGGCGGGTCGATCCAGAGGACGCGCGGGCATTCCAACTGACGCTGCAACCTGCCGGAAAGAAGCGGGCCACCCGTGTGGTAGGAATTCTTCATCTGATGCAAGGCCAGTTCGAGCAAATCGTCGGGACATCGGGGCTGGAATCGATGCTGGCGCGGATGTTTGCCGTGGAGTCCCTTTGCTCAGGACTGGCGCGGTCGGCTGACGAGGCTGACAAACGGCCTGAGATCAACACCGAGGCCCCCTCTATTCGCGAATGA
- a CDS encoding MFS transporter, with translation MSEGGSKAAVTEAKAGSAFHSRDFRLYQSARLMVIVGAEAQSVAVAWQVYAITHSALDLGLTGLALFLPGLFMVLPAGHIADRFDRRKIILACYGLQALCTMALLWLSLTKTHISNGRVWPIYAVLLGIGVGRAFSGPASSAMLPSLVPKGHFVNAVTWGATIYQAANMVGPTVGGLLFTLPLVGMMTPWNGAAIVYAFTLFTLLGFLILAGMIRTKMDRATKTQFNAKSMLAGLEYVWKTKLLLGSISLDLFAVLLGGAVALLPIFATDILHAGPRGLGLLRAMPALGALAVSLLMVVKPIQRNAGWLMLSCVGIFGAATIVFGLSKNIWISLIALVIVGGSDMVSVVIRGSVLQLATPPEMRGRVSAVNWLFIGASNEFGEFESGLTAHWWGAVRAVVVGGIGTLVVMSAGAALFPALRRADALTAESLMGPERELSLAERVD, from the coding sequence ATGTCTGAGGGTGGCAGTAAGGCAGCGGTAACGGAAGCGAAGGCGGGAAGTGCCTTCCACTCGCGGGATTTTCGTCTCTATCAGTCAGCGCGTCTCATGGTCATCGTCGGCGCCGAGGCGCAGTCAGTTGCCGTAGCCTGGCAGGTTTACGCGATCACCCACTCCGCACTCGATCTGGGCCTCACGGGGTTGGCCCTCTTCCTTCCGGGTCTGTTCATGGTGTTGCCCGCCGGCCATATCGCCGACCGGTTCGATCGCCGAAAGATCATCCTCGCCTGTTACGGTCTACAGGCGCTTTGTACCATGGCGTTGCTCTGGCTCTCGCTGACCAAAACCCACATCTCCAACGGCCGCGTCTGGCCCATCTACGCCGTGCTGCTCGGCATCGGAGTGGGCAGGGCGTTCAGCGGCCCGGCCTCAAGCGCGATGCTGCCCAGCCTCGTCCCCAAAGGCCACTTCGTCAACGCCGTCACCTGGGGAGCGACCATCTATCAGGCCGCGAACATGGTCGGCCCTACCGTAGGCGGCCTGCTCTTCACTCTGCCATTGGTCGGCATGATGACACCCTGGAACGGCGCGGCCATCGTCTATGCCTTCACGCTCTTCACGCTGCTCGGCTTCCTCATTCTGGCAGGGATGATCCGAACCAAGATGGATCGCGCCACGAAGACGCAGTTCAACGCAAAGAGCATGCTGGCAGGGCTCGAATATGTCTGGAAGACAAAGTTGCTGCTCGGTTCCATCTCGCTCGATCTCTTCGCCGTACTTCTGGGCGGGGCGGTAGCGCTCTTGCCCATCTTCGCGACAGACATTCTTCACGCCGGCCCGCGAGGTCTCGGCCTGCTCCGCGCCATGCCCGCTCTAGGGGCTCTCGCCGTCTCCCTGCTGATGGTCGTCAAGCCCATCCAGCGTAACGCCGGATGGCTCATGCTCAGCTGCGTCGGAATCTTCGGTGCAGCCACTATCGTCTTCGGACTTTCAAAAAATATCTGGATCAGCCTCATCGCGCTCGTCATCGTCGGCGGCAGCGACATGGTCAGCGTCGTCATCCGGGGCAGCGTCTTGCAGTTGGCCACGCCCCCCGAGATGCGTGGCCGCGTCAGCGCCGTCAACTGGCTCTTCATCGGCGCATCCAACGAATTTGGCGAGTTCGAAAGCGGCCTTACCGCCCATTGGTGGGGAGCAGTCCGCGCCGTCGTCGTTGGAGGCATCGGCACACTCGTCGTCATGAGCGCGGGAGCAGCGCTCTTCCCCGCCCTTCGCCGCGCCGACGCCCTGACAGCAGAGTCGTTGATGGGGCCGGAAAGAGAATTGAGTCTGGCCGAACGTGTCGATTGA
- a CDS encoding TonB-dependent receptor domain-containing protein, with translation MLKIAKFLPVCLLCLAATAQQTPAPVAQSVTVTTTVQPIPLSESDRSVQTLDTRQYPLLFNSVVDYLSLDSSLNLQSRAPSGVQSDLSIRGTTFEQSLILLNGLRIDDPETGHLNLDIPVPLDAVSRIEILHGSGSTFYGSDAIGGAVNLITTEPTAPLTGGPFSLTVKAGGGNYSSAEQSFRADYATKPFSAELSGSRDSSGGFIADRNYASNAISAETWLNLKPGTTDILVAASDRPYGANQFYGPYPSWERTKGWFASIQQQLGQSTAANFAYRRHTDIFVLFVDDPSIYENNHIDTAWQSALRRVDKLATNATLSYGLEANGDAIQSTNLGRHARNQGAGYANLSLPSLGRFSLSLGAREEIFSGGDAIFSPNAAAAFSLTHTVRLRASAGHGFRLPTYLDLYYSDPVNIGNPNLKPESSWSYEGGVDWTPASGRLTLTATGFSLHQKDGIDYSKYSLSAPWQATNVGNFNYNGAETQLRLRLPGSEHLDLSYTAVRATSPPKGLISEYAFNYAAQNAIFAWTGDFHQLTAHTQVGVIQKTTRTAYPLWDISLARNSGRLRPYVRLLNLSNTGYQDIPGVPLQGRTIMAGTAFTWPRKQ, from the coding sequence ATGTTGAAGATCGCAAAATTCCTTCCCGTCTGCCTTCTCTGCCTCGCTGCCACCGCGCAACAAACGCCTGCTCCCGTCGCCCAGTCCGTCACGGTCACGACCACCGTCCAGCCAATTCCGTTGTCCGAGAGCGACCGTTCCGTGCAGACGCTCGACACCCGCCAGTACCCGCTCCTCTTCAATAGTGTCGTCGATTACCTCAGCCTCGACTCCTCGCTTAATCTGCAGTCCCGCGCGCCTTCCGGTGTGCAATCGGATCTCTCCATTCGAGGCACCACTTTCGAACAGTCCCTTATTTTGCTCAACGGCCTCCGCATCGATGATCCGGAAACCGGCCACCTGAACCTCGACATTCCGGTTCCGCTTGATGCTGTCTCCCGCATCGAGATCCTGCACGGCTCCGGCTCTACCTTTTATGGCTCCGACGCTATCGGCGGCGCTGTCAATCTGATCACTACGGAGCCTACTGCACCGCTCACGGGAGGCCCCTTCTCGCTTACCGTCAAGGCAGGGGGCGGCAACTACTCCTCGGCAGAGCAGTCTTTTCGGGCCGACTACGCCACCAAGCCTTTCTCGGCGGAACTGAGCGGCAGCCGCGACAGCTCCGGCGGCTTCATCGCCGACCGCAACTATGCCAGTAACGCCATCTCCGCCGAAACCTGGCTCAATCTCAAGCCTGGCACGACCGACATCCTCGTCGCGGCCAGCGATCGTCCCTACGGAGCCAACCAGTTTTATGGCCCCTATCCCTCGTGGGAGCGCACCAAGGGCTGGTTTGCCTCCATCCAGCAGCAGCTTGGCCAGAGTACCGCTGCCAACTTCGCCTATCGTCGCCATACCGACATCTTCGTCCTCTTTGTCGACGATCCCAGCATCTACGAAAACAACCACATCGATACCGCTTGGCAGTCCGCGCTGCGCCGCGTGGACAAGCTTGCCACCAACGCGACTCTCTCTTACGGCCTCGAAGCTAACGGAGATGCTATTCAAAGCACGAATCTCGGCCGCCACGCCCGCAACCAGGGCGCAGGATACGCCAACCTCTCACTGCCCTCGCTGGGCCGTTTCTCGCTCTCGCTCGGGGCTCGCGAAGAGATCTTCTCCGGCGGCGACGCTATCTTCTCTCCTAACGCTGCCGCCGCCTTCTCGCTCACCCACACCGTTCGCCTGCGCGCCTCGGCTGGACACGGCTTCCGCCTGCCGACGTACCTCGACCTCTACTACTCCGACCCCGTCAACATCGGCAATCCCAATCTCAAGCCGGAGTCTTCCTGGAGCTATGAGGGCGGCGTTGATTGGACTCCTGCGAGTGGCCGCCTCACGCTTACTGCTACGGGCTTCAGCCTTCATCAGAAGGACGGCATTGACTACTCGAAATACTCGCTTTCCGCTCCATGGCAGGCCACTAACGTTGGCAACTTTAATTACAACGGGGCAGAGACCCAACTTCGCCTACGCCTTCCCGGTTCAGAGCATCTCGACCTGAGCTATACCGCTGTGCGGGCTACGTCGCCGCCGAAGGGGCTTATCTCCGAGTACGCCTTCAACTATGCTGCGCAGAACGCCATCTTTGCCTGGACGGGAGATTTTCACCAGCTCACGGCGCATACGCAGGTAGGCGTCATCCAGAAGACAACTCGAACTGCCTATCCACTATGGGATATTTCGTTGGCTCGCAACAGTGGCAGGCTGCGCCCATACGTCCGTCTTTTGAACCTGAGCAACACCGGCTATCAGGACATTCCCGGCGTTCCGCTGCAGGGCCGCACTATTATGGCGGGCACGGCCTTTACCTGGCCGCGCAAGCAGTGA
- a CDS encoding TolC family protein has translation MRGSLRYFATNMKVCLLLAICASLSVPAFAQSSAPSSGQDLPSAPAPHVLTPTLPGGVTINRATPSALPLSLDEAIVWGVQHSLQMELARQNQRMVHGQVLTVANNLLPSVTAEAFTQTQMINLAALGFKPQSLAALLHQFGVAPGSFSTIVKLDTTGAQLNLDQQLFNVPAYYLYRSAQKADTVASMTTLNAEGTVVLQVGTQYLRALADASQIENAQALEKADELVLHQAIASHDAGVGTNLDVLRARVQLQAQQQTVINSENTFAKDKIALSRLIGLPADQELTLTDKTPYSEFAELPLEDAKSLAYKRRKDLLSLQAQMEVAERAEKAVKYERLPTLSFGGHYGVLGETHGLYHGVFAATGSVKIPIFQEAQLRGEREVADAQVNALHQQITSLRVTIEQQIRSAMLDVQSSAQLVKVARSNVDLSTQELQQSIDRFQAGVSDNLPVVEAQAMLADSQTKLVQTLYQYNQSKLTLARNTGVVETQYQVYLGR, from the coding sequence TTGAGAGGATCTCTGCGTTATTTTGCTACCAATATGAAGGTGTGTCTGCTGCTGGCAATCTGCGCCAGCCTGAGCGTGCCTGCGTTTGCACAGTCTTCCGCGCCGAGTTCAGGTCAGGATCTGCCCTCTGCTCCCGCTCCTCACGTCCTGACCCCAACGCTTCCCGGCGGCGTGACCATCAACCGGGCGACACCCTCTGCGCTGCCGCTTAGCCTTGACGAGGCCATCGTCTGGGGTGTTCAGCACAGCCTGCAGATGGAGCTCGCCCGCCAGAACCAGCGTATGGTTCATGGCCAGGTTTTGACAGTGGCCAATAACCTTCTGCCGTCGGTCACCGCGGAGGCGTTCACCCAGACACAGATGATTAACCTCGCCGCGCTGGGCTTCAAGCCCCAGTCGCTTGCCGCTCTGCTGCATCAATTCGGGGTCGCTCCCGGTAGCTTTTCAACAATCGTCAAGTTGGACACGACGGGCGCGCAATTGAATCTCGACCAGCAGCTCTTCAATGTCCCGGCATATTACCTCTACCGTTCCGCGCAAAAGGCCGATACCGTCGCTTCGATGACGACCCTCAATGCTGAGGGCACGGTGGTCCTCCAGGTAGGCACACAATATCTGCGAGCGCTGGCCGACGCCTCGCAGATCGAAAACGCGCAGGCACTCGAAAAGGCCGATGAACTAGTACTTCACCAGGCCATCGCATCGCACGACGCTGGCGTAGGCACAAACCTCGACGTGCTCCGCGCCCGCGTGCAGCTCCAGGCGCAGCAGCAGACCGTCATCAACTCCGAAAACACCTTTGCAAAGGACAAGATTGCGCTCAGCCGTCTGATCGGCCTGCCGGCGGACCAGGAGCTGACGCTGACGGACAAGACTCCCTACTCGGAGTTCGCCGAGCTTCCTCTCGAAGATGCCAAGTCGCTTGCCTATAAGCGGCGCAAGGACCTGCTCAGCCTGCAGGCGCAGATGGAGGTAGCTGAACGTGCGGAGAAAGCAGTGAAGTACGAGCGCCTGCCGACACTCTCGTTCGGCGGCCACTATGGAGTTCTCGGCGAAACTCACGGACTGTACCACGGTGTATTTGCGGCCACGGGCAGCGTAAAGATTCCCATCTTCCAGGAAGCCCAGCTGCGCGGAGAGCGCGAGGTCGCCGATGCGCAGGTCAACGCACTTCACCAGCAGATTACATCGCTGCGAGTCACCATCGAGCAGCAGATTCGCTCCGCCATGCTCGATGTCCAGTCCTCCGCTCAACTCGTCAAGGTAGCCCGCAGCAATGTCGATCTGTCCACGCAGGAGCTGCAGCAGTCCATCGACCGCTTTCAGGCCGGCGTCTCGGACAATCTTCCCGTGGTGGAGGCCCAGGCCATGCTGGCTGATTCGCAGACCAAGCTGGTGCAGACGCTCTATCAATACAACCAGTCGAAGTTGACCCTCGCCCGCAACACCGGCGTAGTCGAAACTCAGTACCAAGTTTATCTGGGCCGCTAA
- a CDS encoding radical SAM protein: MESPSTSGTGRRPMTAKRRWKAITRKMRELGSIGSALASTGHPYMAHIVPMRRCNLACTYCNEFDDVSDPVPLDEMLRRIDHLGRLGTSVITISGGEPLLHPELDQIIARIRKTGAIAGMITNGYLLMPDRIERLNKAGLDHMQISIDNVMPDAVSKKSLKVLDKKLQMLAEHADFHVNINSVVGGGIANPNDALTVSERALGLGFSSTIGIIHDGSGQLKPLGEAERTVWDKVRKLTRRSYSRFNHFQEAIANGKTNDWRCRAGSRYLYICEFGLVHYCSQQRGYPGVPLAGYQTADVKREFLTEKSCSPNCTISCVHQVSYIDHWRAPQKTTITPGGAGHKADPELVQIR; this comes from the coding sequence ATGGAATCTCCCTCTACCTCAGGAACTGGCCGCCGTCCCATGACTGCAAAGCGGCGATGGAAGGCCATCACGCGCAAGATGCGTGAGCTGGGCTCAATCGGCTCGGCACTGGCTTCGACCGGACACCCGTACATGGCGCATATCGTGCCGATGCGCCGCTGCAATCTGGCCTGCACCTACTGCAACGAGTTCGATGATGTCTCCGACCCCGTGCCGCTCGACGAGATGCTGCGCCGCATCGACCACCTTGGCCGGTTGGGCACCTCCGTCATCACCATCTCCGGCGGAGAGCCGCTGCTGCACCCCGAGCTCGACCAGATCATCGCGCGCATCCGTAAGACCGGCGCCATCGCCGGAATGATCACCAACGGCTATCTGCTGATGCCCGACCGCATCGAGCGCCTGAACAAGGCCGGCCTCGACCACATGCAGATCTCCATCGACAATGTGATGCCGGATGCCGTCTCCAAAAAGAGCCTGAAGGTGCTCGACAAGAAGCTCCAGATGCTCGCCGAGCACGCCGACTTTCACGTCAACATCAACTCCGTCGTCGGCGGCGGCATCGCCAACCCGAACGATGCGCTGACCGTAAGCGAACGGGCGCTGGGGCTGGGATTCAGTTCCACCATCGGCATCATCCACGATGGCAGCGGGCAGTTGAAGCCGCTGGGCGAAGCCGAACGCACCGTCTGGGACAAGGTTCGTAAACTTACCCGCCGCAGCTACTCGCGTTTCAACCACTTTCAGGAGGCAATCGCCAACGGCAAAACGAATGACTGGCGTTGCCGTGCCGGAAGCCGCTACCTGTATATCTGCGAGTTCGGCCTGGTGCACTATTGCAGCCAGCAGCGCGGCTACCCGGGTGTCCCGTTAGCTGGTTACCAGACCGCCGACGTCAAGCGCGAGTTTCTCACCGAGAAGAGCTGCTCCCCTAACTGCACCATCAGTTGCGTGCATCAGGTCAGCTACATCGACCACTGGCGCGCCCCGCAGAAAACCACCATCACTCCTGGCGGTGCAGGACACAAAGCCGATCCGGAGCTTGTCCAGATCCGCTAA
- a CDS encoding RNA polymerase sigma factor yields the protein MSVEAIGVNPVGRRPSPFALGLRDAAAVESLPGMAKAVTQSGTRNGGKLTQAQIEARAQQRIEDDELIREAQRGQRTAFDALVRRYDQSVLRLALHMLGNEQDAQDVHQEAFIKAYRHLGNFRFECSFYTWLYRIVTNLCLDQLRRRKSRREDPATVLDSSGGEMDLMANITDDRSMANPARELDRKVMSLRISEALDKLTPRERTVFELKHYQGLKLRTIGEMLSTTEETAKNTLFRATRKLRANLAGVR from the coding sequence ATGAGCGTTGAAGCAATTGGGGTAAATCCAGTTGGGCGGCGGCCAAGTCCGTTCGCCTTGGGATTGCGTGATGCCGCAGCGGTAGAATCATTGCCAGGCATGGCAAAAGCGGTCACACAATCCGGCACCAGAAATGGTGGCAAGCTGACGCAGGCGCAGATCGAGGCTCGCGCTCAGCAGCGCATTGAAGACGACGAGTTGATCCGTGAGGCCCAGCGAGGTCAGCGGACCGCCTTCGACGCGCTGGTACGCCGCTATGACCAGTCTGTGCTTCGGCTGGCGCTGCATATGCTTGGCAATGAGCAGGATGCGCAGGATGTTCACCAGGAGGCCTTTATCAAGGCATACCGCCACCTGGGAAACTTCCGATTCGAGTGCTCGTTCTATACGTGGCTTTACCGTATTGTCACGAACCTTTGCCTGGATCAGTTACGCAGGCGAAAGAGCCGCCGGGAAGATCCGGCAACCGTGCTCGATTCGAGCGGCGGCGAGATGGACCTGATGGCGAACATCACTGACGACCGTTCCATGGCGAACCCCGCACGGGAGCTTGACCGGAAGGTGATGAGCCTGAGGATCAGCGAGGCGCTGGATAAGCTGACGCCCCGCGAACGCACTGTATTTGAGCTGAAGCACTACCAGGGACTGAAGCTACGGACGATTGGCGAGATGTTGAGCACCACCGAAGAGACGGCAAAGAACACGCTGTTCCGGGCCACTCGCAAGCTTCGCGCGAACCTCGCCGGTGTGCGGTAG
- a CDS encoding GatB/YqeY domain-containing protein yields the protein MSIGEKIQTDIVTAMKARDEHRLTTLRMVKSALKNKEIDKREPLTDAEETQILTTLIKQRRESVEQFTKGNRPQLAEKEQLEIAMIEGYLPKAASEDDIRAVVQGAISHLTHDGSKLGPKDLGTAMRVVQQRLQASGVRADGKLVSEIVKAELAK from the coding sequence ATGAGTATTGGCGAAAAGATTCAGACGGACATAGTGACGGCGATGAAGGCACGCGATGAGCATCGCCTGACCACACTGCGGATGGTAAAAAGCGCCCTGAAAAACAAGGAAATCGACAAGCGTGAGCCCCTGACCGATGCCGAAGAGACCCAGATTCTGACCACGCTGATCAAGCAGCGGAGAGAGTCGGTGGAGCAGTTCACCAAGGGCAACCGCCCTCAACTGGCCGAAAAAGAGCAGCTTGAAATCGCTATGATCGAAGGCTACCTGCCCAAGGCCGCCAGCGAAGATGACATCCGCGCAGTTGTTCAAGGCGCCATCTCACACCTTACGCACGATGGAAGCAAGCTCGGCCCCAAGGATCTGGGAACGGCGATGCGTGTGGTTCAACAGCGACTGCAGGCCAGCGGAGTGCGAGCCGACGGCAAGCTGGTAAGCGAGATCGTAAAGGCAGAGTTGGCGAAGTAA
- a CDS encoding HEAT repeat domain-containing protein, whose product MKCETAKENILLASYGELPDEYAIPLEQHLDGCEDCRSELDAISELDEHLALLPVVEPSPNLLAQARVRLDEELDAIPPHGIFTQFRRGLIAWMGHLQSAPALATLLLGVGFLAGNFTYRYEVAHAPKPKSTVTLSNPTQATIANVTGIVQTPNSELVQVRYNKLVPETMEGSLDSPEIRQLLLAGTNAAATNGVRADSVSLLAHECKAGHACTGENDGQDIRSALLVSLRYDKNASVRMKALEGLQHYIGQDQRVRDGVLEALMHDSDAKIRTTAIGMLEPVQADSSVREVLRTVSTQDENPYIRTASYQALQDAADIQ is encoded by the coding sequence ATGAAGTGCGAAACCGCAAAAGAGAACATCCTTCTAGCAAGTTATGGCGAGTTGCCGGATGAATACGCGATCCCGCTGGAGCAGCATCTCGACGGATGCGAGGACTGTCGCAGCGAACTGGACGCAATTAGTGAATTGGATGAGCATCTCGCGCTGCTCCCTGTAGTCGAGCCTTCTCCCAACCTGCTGGCACAGGCGAGAGTCAGGCTGGACGAAGAGCTGGACGCGATCCCTCCGCATGGCATCTTCACCCAGTTTCGCCGCGGCCTGATTGCATGGATGGGCCATCTTCAAAGCGCACCCGCGCTGGCGACTCTGCTATTGGGTGTAGGTTTTCTCGCAGGGAACTTTACCTATCGCTATGAAGTGGCGCACGCGCCCAAGCCCAAAAGCACGGTGACCCTGAGCAACCCCACGCAGGCCACGATTGCGAACGTGACGGGGATCGTCCAAACGCCGAACTCGGAGCTGGTGCAGGTCAGATACAACAAGCTGGTTCCCGAGACGATGGAAGGTTCGCTGGACTCGCCGGAGATTCGCCAGCTGCTGCTGGCAGGCACGAATGCGGCGGCAACCAACGGGGTTCGCGCCGACTCCGTCTCCCTGCTCGCGCATGAGTGCAAGGCAGGCCACGCCTGCACGGGCGAAAACGATGGCCAGGACATTCGCAGTGCGCTGCTGGTCTCACTGCGCTACGACAAGAATGCCAGTGTTCGGATGAAGGCGCTGGAAGGACTGCAACACTACATTGGACAAGATCAGCGGGTCCGCGATGGCGTGCTGGAGGCTCTGATGCATGACTCCGATGCCAAGATACGGACGACGGCAATTGGCATGTTGGAGCCGGTACAGGCGGACTCGAGCGTACGCGAGGTGCTGCGGACGGTCTCGACCCAGGATGAGAATCCCTACATCCGAACTGCTTCCTATCAGGCCTTGCAGGATGCCGCGGACATTCAGTAG
- a CDS encoding ribonuclease HI family protein, translating to MSSSSLFPRQDQKTDWISAHCDGGARGNPGPAGYGAMIQDANGMVIAELSEFLGIRTNNFAEYSGLLGCLQFALDNHYSRLRVVSDSELMVKQIQGKYQVKSPDLKPLYEEAKRRIARLEKFEISHALRHKNKDADRLANEAMDRGMNRSPAKIPVATKPGAPRPAIANIGEAPLRATPYPQKAEAPPNPYAKADAMLRGFTKDGVIHVLGGATLPDGIFVKIIRE from the coding sequence ATGTCCTCAAGCAGCCTTTTTCCCCGACAAGACCAAAAGACCGACTGGATCTCTGCCCACTGCGATGGCGGAGCCCGCGGCAACCCCGGCCCCGCCGGTTACGGTGCAATGATCCAGGACGCCAACGGCATGGTCATCGCCGAACTGAGCGAATTTTTGGGCATCCGGACTAACAACTTTGCCGAATATTCCGGGCTGCTCGGCTGCCTTCAGTTTGCCCTCGACAACCACTACTCCCGGCTCCGCGTGGTTTCGGACTCGGAGCTGATGGTCAAGCAGATTCAGGGGAAATATCAGGTAAAAAGCCCCGATCTGAAGCCTCTGTATGAAGAGGCAAAGCGCCGCATCGCCAGACTCGAAAAGTTCGAGATAAGCCATGCCCTTCGCCATAAGAACAAAGATGCTGACCGCCTTGCCAACGAAGCGATGGACCGTGGCATGAACCGCTCTCCCGCTAAAATTCCGGTGGCCACAAAACCGGGTGCCCCTCGTCCGGCCATTGCGAACATAGGCGAAGCGCCGCTCAGAGCCACGCCCTACCCACAGAAGGCCGAAGCCCCACCCAATCCTTACGCCAAAGCTGACGCCATGCTGCGTGGCTTCACCAAAGATGGAGTCATCCATGTGCTCGGTGGCGCGACTTTGCCGGATGGGATCTTCGTCAAGATCATTCGCGAATAG
- a CDS encoding PDZ domain-containing protein, whose translation MKHYALPQAAALVLPLVLPLGLAAIGLCRPAVAMTVALPLSAKIHGAARSGTAPHMTQGYLGVDIRNVTQDQVGPLKLNDTNGAEVIHVDHDGPAGKMGLQKHDVILQMNGVQIQGREHLRQLLRETPAGRSVTFVIIRDGQQHTLTTQLADRQEVERRAWEQHLVVPDPGPDNGPVPPVGNGFFHSDTSVGKGAKAHRDFLGATTVLNASFTGAQLEVMGPQLAEFFGVEGNAGLLVRSVEANSPAEDAGLRAGDVVMQVNQVPVTTGNEWSKTMHQNRGKPVVLLVLRDRHEQTMTLTPDSKKRSSVVWPFACADHNQVAEL comes from the coding sequence ATGAAGCACTATGCACTACCGCAAGCCGCTGCGCTGGTACTTCCACTGGTGCTGCCGCTAGGCTTGGCGGCGATAGGCCTCTGCCGCCCCGCCGTTGCCATGACCGTTGCCCTCCCTCTCTCCGCAAAGATTCACGGAGCCGCCCGTTCCGGCACAGCACCCCACATGACCCAGGGATATCTTGGCGTCGATATTCGCAATGTCACCCAGGACCAGGTGGGTCCCCTGAAGTTGAACGACACCAACGGCGCCGAGGTGATCCATGTAGACCATGACGGTCCGGCGGGGAAGATGGGGCTCCAGAAGCACGACGTAATCCTGCAGATGAACGGTGTACAAATTCAGGGGCGAGAGCACCTCCGCCAGTTACTTCGCGAGACTCCCGCGGGCCGATCGGTCACCTTTGTGATCATCCGGGACGGTCAGCAGCATACGCTGACGACACAGCTCGCCGACCGGCAGGAGGTCGAGCGCCGGGCATGGGAGCAGCACCTCGTGGTGCCCGACCCCGGTCCTGATAATGGGCCTGTACCCCCGGTGGGGAACGGCTTTTTCCACTCCGATACTTCCGTCGGCAAGGGAGCGAAAGCGCATCGGGATTTTCTCGGCGCAACGACGGTCCTGAACGCCTCATTCACCGGAGCGCAGCTTGAGGTCATGGGCCCGCAGCTGGCGGAGTTCTTCGGTGTGGAAGGTAATGCCGGGTTACTGGTGAGAAGCGTTGAGGCCAATAGTCCGGCAGAGGATGCGGGCCTGCGCGCCGGCGACGTCGTCATGCAGGTAAACCAGGTGCCAGTGACGACCGGAAACGAGTGGTCAAAGACCATGCACCAAAACCGGGGCAAGCCGGTGGTCTTACTGGTGTTGCGCGACCGCCACGAGCAGACCATGACTCTCACTCCGGACAGCAAGAAACGCTCCAGCGTAGTGTGGCCGTTTGCTTGCGCAGACCACAATCAGGTCGCAGAGCTGTAG
- a CDS encoding thioredoxin domain-containing protein yields the protein MNRIALVAASLCVSLSLSAPVFAQYSAPPNTGTPFKDTSMLKPPAGARVAIIEFEDLECPACSHAFPITRGAAEHYKIPLVHHDFPLKMHIWSLDAAITARYMQDKISPQAAEDYRRAVFANQNSIASKEDLENFTRHYFQTHGREMPFVVDPTGQFAREVHADYELGERVGLTQTPTIFVVTPKHWTQVTDVNQLYQTIDTALAETPATTVRSNLRHASKPQR from the coding sequence ATGAATCGCATTGCCCTCGTCGCTGCCAGCCTGTGTGTTTCCCTTTCGCTCTCCGCGCCCGTGTTTGCGCAATATTCTGCGCCACCAAACACCGGGACGCCCTTCAAAGATACTTCGATGCTTAAGCCGCCTGCCGGAGCGCGGGTCGCGATTATCGAGTTCGAAGACCTGGAGTGCCCCGCCTGTTCCCACGCGTTCCCAATCACGCGCGGTGCCGCCGAGCACTACAAGATTCCGCTGGTACACCATGATTTTCCGCTGAAGATGCATATCTGGAGCCTGGATGCGGCGATCACAGCGCGCTATATGCAGGACAAGATCTCTCCGCAGGCGGCTGAGGATTATCGCCGGGCAGTCTTCGCGAATCAGAATTCGATCGCCTCGAAGGAAGACCTGGAGAACTTTACACGGCACTACTTCCAGACGCATGGCCGCGAGATGCCCTTCGTGGTCGATCCGACAGGCCAATTCGCCCGTGAGGTCCATGCGGATTACGAGCTTGGCGAGCGTGTCGGCCTGACGCAGACGCCTACGATCTTCGTGGTCACGCCCAAGCATTGGACGCAGGTCACTGATGTCAATCAGCTTTATCAGACCATCGATACGGCTTTGGCTGAGACTCCCGCAACGACGGTACGCAGCAACCTGCGTCACGCGTCGAAACCACAGCGATAG